A part of Streptomyces sp. NBC_01210 genomic DNA contains:
- a CDS encoding Crp/Fnr family transcriptional regulator produces MTTVPPLLNVLPPEARGRLMELALETNFPAGARIFEEGARADRFWIILNGTVALDLHVPGRRAAVVDHLGPGDLLGWSWLFPPRSWHLGAAAGSPVRALEFDAVKVRALCDEDWELGQALTLRIAEVIANRLQSARGRLLDLYGPAGGATTRLAR; encoded by the coding sequence ATGACCACGGTGCCCCCACTGCTGAACGTCCTGCCGCCCGAAGCCCGCGGCAGGCTGATGGAGCTCGCCCTGGAGACAAACTTCCCGGCAGGCGCCCGCATCTTCGAGGAGGGCGCCCGCGCGGACCGCTTCTGGATCATTCTCAATGGAACCGTCGCCCTCGACCTGCACGTTCCGGGACGCCGCGCCGCCGTCGTGGACCACCTTGGCCCCGGCGATCTGCTGGGCTGGTCCTGGCTCTTTCCCCCACGCAGCTGGCATCTCGGTGCCGCGGCGGGCAGCCCCGTCCGGGCACTGGAATTCGACGCTGTGAAGGTGCGTGCCCTGTGCGACGAGGACTGGGAGCTCGGCCAGGCGCTCACTCTCCGCATCGCCGAGGTGATCGCCAACCGGCTCCAGTCCGCGCGCGGTCGCCTGCTCGACCTGTACGGGCCCGCCGGCGGCGCAACCACGCGCCTCGCGCGCTGA
- a CDS encoding NAD(P)/FAD-dependent oxidoreductase, which produces MIDLLVAGGGPAGLAAAIHAARVGMEAVVVEPRTAPVDKACGEGIMPSGVAALRSLGVEVSGHDLRGIRYLAGARRAEATFHGSPGLGVRRTELHAALYQRAVELGVRIVPGKVGEIRQAHDRVSAAGLTARWLIAADGLHSPLRRELGLDRPGGASRRYGMRRHYRIAPWTDFVEVHWSRHSEAYVTPVGDNLVGVAVLSRDRCSYDEHLTAFPALAAVLGGRGANSVRGAGPLRQRARSQRAGRALLVGDAAGYVDALTGEGIALAMATAAAAVRCLAAVRPQAYPAQWARLTRRHRLLTEGLLRAARYPATARLIVPAAHRAPAAFTAVVHALQ; this is translated from the coding sequence GTGATCGACCTCCTGGTGGCGGGCGGAGGCCCGGCCGGCCTGGCGGCGGCGATCCACGCCGCTCGGGTGGGTATGGAAGCCGTCGTGGTCGAGCCCCGCACCGCTCCCGTCGACAAGGCCTGCGGCGAGGGAATCATGCCCAGCGGTGTGGCGGCGCTGCGTTCGCTGGGTGTCGAGGTGTCCGGCCACGACCTGCGCGGGATCCGCTACCTCGCGGGCGCCCGTCGCGCGGAGGCAACGTTCCATGGCAGCCCCGGACTCGGCGTACGGCGGACCGAACTGCACGCCGCCCTGTATCAGCGGGCCGTGGAACTCGGGGTGCGGATCGTTCCGGGCAAGGTGGGGGAGATCCGCCAGGCCCACGACCGTGTCAGCGCGGCGGGGCTGACGGCGCGGTGGCTGATCGCCGCCGACGGCCTGCATTCTCCGCTACGCCGGGAGCTCGGCCTGGACCGTCCCGGGGGTGCATCGCGGCGATACGGCATGCGCCGCCACTACCGCATCGCCCCGTGGACCGACTTCGTGGAGGTCCACTGGTCCCGCCACAGCGAGGCGTATGTGACGCCGGTCGGGGACAACCTGGTGGGCGTCGCCGTACTCAGCCGCGACCGTTGTTCCTACGACGAGCACCTGACGGCGTTTCCCGCTCTCGCCGCTGTACTCGGGGGCCGCGGGGCGAATTCGGTGCGCGGCGCCGGGCCGTTGCGGCAGCGGGCGCGGAGTCAGCGGGCCGGACGTGCCCTGTTGGTCGGTGACGCGGCGGGCTATGTCGACGCTCTGACGGGCGAAGGCATCGCACTGGCCATGGCGACGGCCGCGGCGGCGGTCAGGTGCCTGGCCGCTGTCCGGCCTCAGGCGTATCCCGCGCAGTGGGCACGGCTGACGAGACGTCACCGGCTGCTGACCGAGGGCCTGCTGAGAGCGGCTCGGTACCCCGCCACAGCACGTCTGATCGTCCCTGCCGCTCACCGCGCGCCGGCGGCCTTCACAGCGGTGGTACACGCATTGCAGTAG
- a CDS encoding aldo/keto reductase encodes MKRRILGGTGISVSEYALGTMMFGAWGSGDQNESVRMIHRALDADINFVDTADVYSLGESEEIVGKALKGRRDDVVLATKGSSSMGDDPNHSGNSRRWLTRAVENSLRRLGTDYIDLYQVHRPDADTDIDETLSALSDLVRAGKVRAIGHSTFPAEQIVEAQWTAERRGHIRFRTEQPPYSILARGVEAAVLPTAQRYGMGVLTWGPLSAGWLSGKYARPTDINLTAGSGRAALERHKFDPSVPGNARKLEVLGELTTLADDAGLKLAHLAIAFVRAHPAVTSVIIGPRTSEHLEDLLAGVDVGLSPDIMDRIDDIVPPGTDLNRDDFYYTPPALSDASLRRR; translated from the coding sequence ATGAAGCGCAGGATCCTCGGTGGTACGGGTATCTCGGTGAGCGAATACGCGCTGGGCACCATGATGTTCGGCGCCTGGGGCAGTGGCGACCAGAACGAGTCCGTCCGTATGATCCACCGGGCGCTGGACGCAGACATCAACTTTGTGGACACCGCAGACGTCTACAGCCTGGGCGAATCGGAGGAGATCGTCGGGAAGGCGCTCAAGGGCCGCCGGGACGATGTCGTACTCGCCACCAAGGGCAGCAGCTCGATGGGCGACGATCCCAACCACAGCGGAAACTCACGGCGCTGGCTCACCCGCGCCGTGGAGAACAGCCTCCGCCGCCTGGGCACCGACTACATCGACCTGTACCAGGTGCACCGACCCGACGCGGACACCGACATCGACGAGACCCTTTCCGCCCTGTCCGATCTCGTACGCGCGGGCAAGGTACGCGCGATCGGCCACTCCACATTCCCCGCGGAACAGATCGTCGAGGCCCAGTGGACGGCCGAGCGGCGCGGCCACATCCGTTTCCGCACCGAGCAGCCGCCGTACTCGATCCTGGCCCGTGGCGTCGAGGCCGCAGTGCTGCCCACCGCCCAGCGCTATGGCATGGGTGTGCTGACCTGGGGCCCGCTCAGCGCGGGCTGGCTCTCCGGCAAGTACGCCAGGCCGACGGACATCAACCTCACGGCGGGCAGCGGCCGGGCGGCCCTTGAGCGGCACAAGTTCGACCCGTCGGTGCCGGGCAACGCCCGCAAGCTGGAAGTCCTCGGCGAGCTGACGACGCTGGCCGACGACGCGGGCCTGAAGCTCGCACACCTGGCGATCGCCTTCGTACGCGCCCACCCGGCCGTCACCTCGGTGATCATCGGCCCGCGGACGAGCGAGCACCTGGAGGACCTACTGGCGGGAGTGGACGTCGGGTTGAGCCCGGACATCATGGACCGGATCGACGACATCGTGCCTCCGGGCACGGACCTGAACCGGGACGATTTCTACTACACACCGCCGGCATTGTCCGACGCGTCCCTGCGGCGCCGCTGA
- a CDS encoding response regulator transcription factor → MAESRTFSNETPIRVFLLDDHEVVRRGLHDLLGGEPDITVVGEAATVDHALARGPALRPDVAILDVRLPDGDGITVCRELRSRMPELACLMLTSFDDDDALLDAIMAGAAGYVLKQIQGSDLVTAVRTVAAGQSMLDPATTTRLMQSLRHDETAQEPENSALSALSPREHQILDLIGEGMTNRQIGSQLFLSEKTVKNHISRLLSKLGVERRIQAAVMATQVHGRPGPETHGHHDRGPDEYP, encoded by the coding sequence ATGGCCGAGTCACGAACGTTCTCGAACGAGACACCGATCAGGGTGTTCCTTCTGGACGACCACGAAGTCGTCAGGCGTGGCCTTCACGATCTCCTTGGCGGAGAGCCGGACATCACCGTGGTCGGAGAAGCCGCCACCGTCGACCACGCCCTCGCTCGAGGGCCTGCCCTGCGGCCCGATGTGGCCATTCTCGACGTACGCCTGCCGGACGGCGACGGCATCACAGTGTGCAGGGAACTGCGCTCACGCATGCCCGAGCTGGCCTGCCTCATGCTGACGTCGTTCGACGACGACGACGCGCTGCTGGACGCGATCATGGCGGGCGCCGCCGGGTACGTCCTGAAACAGATCCAGGGCTCGGACCTCGTCACAGCTGTCCGCACCGTCGCAGCCGGGCAGTCCATGCTCGATCCGGCCACCACCACGAGGCTCATGCAGTCCCTGCGCCACGACGAGACCGCTCAGGAGCCCGAGAATTCGGCGCTGTCCGCGCTCTCCCCGCGCGAACACCAGATCCTGGACCTGATCGGCGAAGGAATGACCAACCGCCAGATCGGCTCGCAACTCTTCCTCTCCGAGAAGACGGTGAAGAACCACATCTCGCGGCTGCTGTCCAAGCTCGGCGTCGAGCGGCGCATTCAGGCGGCCGTCATGGCCACTCAGGTGCATGGGCGCCCGGGACCGGAGACACACGGGCACCACGACCGAGGGCCGGACGAATACCCGTGA
- a CDS encoding UbiA family prenyltransferase: MGTTDPSQVCGTTAWPLRRAVGLALSCHPGPVVAVTVLATALAVSADLSGARCALIGAAVLAGQLSVGWCNDAFDARRDTAVGRRGKPVADGAVGLSAVWAAAFAALLLCVPLSLACGLFAGTVHLTAVAAAWMYNLKLKATVLSWLPYVIGFGTLPAVVTLSKPGHPWPQWWAVTAGALLGIAAHLGDVLPDIGDDLGTGMRGLPQRLGVSGTRLLLPVPLVAATAVLVLGPAGPPGVWGAAALLTAPPTAVAGLALGRYWRKAAFAGTVAVAAADVTLLLVRGTALA, translated from the coding sequence ATGGGCACTACGGATCCGTCACAGGTATGCGGCACGACCGCGTGGCCGCTCCGCCGTGCGGTGGGGCTGGCCCTGTCCTGCCATCCGGGGCCTGTGGTCGCTGTGACTGTCCTGGCTACCGCACTGGCCGTCAGCGCCGACCTCAGCGGGGCGCGTTGCGCGCTGATCGGCGCGGCGGTGCTGGCCGGCCAGCTCTCGGTGGGCTGGTGCAACGACGCCTTCGACGCCCGGCGCGACACCGCGGTCGGCCGCCGCGGCAAACCGGTGGCCGATGGCGCGGTGGGCCTGAGCGCGGTGTGGGCGGCGGCGTTCGCCGCCCTCCTGCTGTGTGTGCCTCTGTCGCTGGCCTGTGGTCTCTTCGCCGGTACGGTGCACCTGACCGCGGTGGCGGCGGCATGGATGTACAACCTCAAGCTCAAGGCGACGGTGCTGTCCTGGCTGCCGTACGTGATCGGATTCGGTACCCTGCCGGCTGTCGTCACCCTGAGCAAACCCGGCCACCCCTGGCCCCAGTGGTGGGCCGTGACGGCCGGAGCGCTGCTCGGCATCGCGGCCCATCTGGGCGACGTGCTCCCGGACATCGGCGATGATCTGGGGACCGGGATGCGCGGGCTGCCGCAGCGGCTGGGCGTCAGCGGCACCCGGCTGCTGTTGCCGGTCCCCCTGGTGGCGGCAACGGCGGTACTGGTGCTGGGACCCGCGGGACCCCCGGGCGTGTGGGGAGCGGCGGCACTGTTGACGGCGCCGCCGACAGCAGTCGCGGGGCTCGCACTTGGCCGGTACTGGCGCAAGGCGGCATTCGCCGGGACGGTCGCCGTGGCGGCGGCAGATGTGACGCTGCTCCTGGTGCGGGGCACCGCCCTTGCCTGA
- a CDS encoding zinc-dependent alcohol dehydrogenase family protein, whose product MKALVFHGPGQASWDKVADPGIQEPTDIVVRIDTTTICGTDLHILKGDVPEVTPGTVLGHEAVGEVVEAGSDVGTVRPGDRVLVSCISPCGRCRYCREQMYGQCRGNGGWVLGHLINGTQAEYVRVPFADFSVHPLPAAVSSSDAVLLSDIFPTAYEVGVLNGGVRPGDTVVVVGAGPIGLATIATARLFSPGRIIAVDLAKSRLDAARELGADAVVNAAEDPEQLVSDLTEGLGADVAIEAVGVPESFELCTRVVRPGGHVANVGVHGKPATLHLEDLWIKNVTIRTGLVDTYSTPVLLGMLAAGRLPAAAIATHRFELGQIEEAYDVFSRAADTGALKVVLGGPEHKDVERTS is encoded by the coding sequence ATGAAGGCACTCGTTTTCCACGGCCCCGGCCAGGCCTCTTGGGACAAGGTGGCAGATCCGGGCATCCAAGAGCCCACGGACATCGTCGTCCGCATCGACACCACGACCATCTGCGGAACAGACCTGCACATCCTCAAGGGCGACGTGCCCGAAGTGACCCCGGGGACCGTCCTCGGGCACGAGGCCGTCGGCGAGGTCGTCGAGGCGGGAAGCGATGTCGGCACGGTCCGCCCCGGCGACCGGGTGCTCGTCTCCTGCATCTCCCCCTGCGGCCGCTGCCGCTACTGCCGCGAGCAGATGTACGGGCAGTGCCGGGGCAACGGGGGATGGGTGCTCGGCCACTTGATCAACGGCACGCAGGCCGAGTACGTACGCGTTCCCTTCGCCGATTTCTCCGTCCATCCGCTGCCCGCAGCAGTGAGCAGCAGCGACGCCGTGTTGCTGTCCGACATCTTCCCCACTGCGTACGAGGTGGGCGTCCTCAACGGAGGAGTCCGGCCCGGCGACACCGTCGTGGTCGTGGGAGCCGGCCCCATCGGGCTCGCCACCATCGCCACGGCACGGCTGTTCTCGCCCGGCAGGATCATCGCGGTGGACCTGGCCAAGTCGCGGCTGGATGCCGCCCGCGAACTCGGTGCGGACGCCGTCGTCAACGCGGCGGAAGACCCTGAGCAGCTGGTCTCGGATCTGACCGAGGGGCTCGGGGCCGATGTGGCCATCGAGGCCGTCGGAGTACCGGAAAGCTTTGAACTCTGCACGCGTGTGGTACGGCCGGGAGGCCATGTGGCCAACGTGGGCGTACACGGCAAACCCGCCACGCTCCACCTGGAAGACCTCTGGATCAAGAACGTGACGATCAGGACCGGCCTGGTGGACACCTACTCCACACCGGTTCTGCTGGGCATGCTGGCTGCCGGTCGACTGCCCGCGGCTGCGATCGCGACCCATCGCTTCGAACTGGGACAGATCGAGGAGGCGTACGACGTGTTCTCACGCGCGGCCGACACGGGTGCGCTCAAGGTCGTGCTCGGTGGCCCGGAGCACAAGGACGTGGAGCGCACAAGCTGA
- a CDS encoding sensor histidine kinase yields MEREHDLGTENLPRLRLDELLQELHVRINAIRGTRDRVHGLLEAVLSVGRELDLPQVLRRIVEAAVVLVDAEYGALGVIGHDRKLSEFLTEGIDDELRARIGDLPSGHGILGELIRHPEPLRLAELSHHPSSYGFPANHPPMHSFLGVPIRVRDKVFGNLYLTEKRSAKEFDAEDEAVLSTLAVAAGVAIENARLYEEARLREQWLAASAEVTSRLLSGASRAEVLELIVERARQLVSADLCLVAVPAEGADGLRTAVVAGNETQALNGSLLPGRDGFVGEAFSGGEPVLSSDIEHDPRGGEERPRWAGLGPAVAVPMGTRGGERGVLLLARASGSTAFGREESALLLGFAGQAALAMELAERRSDAEQVALLEDRDRIARDLHDLAIQRLFATGMTLQSAQRFVEHPEAVERLGRAVGDLDDTIKIIRSTIFGLRTHDAEPGGRGVRRRLAAEVAAAALTLGFTPSVRLEGLVDTDVPGRIADHAIAVVAEALSNAARHAEAGSVDLHLVAAGGELTLTVTDDGVGIPDGVARSGLKNIEERAAALGGSFVQEVPPGGGTRLIWCVPLPGVKAAP; encoded by the coding sequence GTGGAGCGAGAGCACGACCTGGGGACCGAAAACCTTCCGCGGCTCCGGCTGGACGAGCTGCTGCAGGAGCTGCACGTACGCATCAACGCGATACGCGGCACGCGCGACCGTGTCCATGGCCTGCTGGAAGCCGTACTGTCGGTCGGACGCGAACTCGATCTCCCGCAGGTTTTGCGGAGGATCGTGGAAGCCGCGGTGGTCCTGGTGGACGCCGAGTACGGCGCGCTGGGCGTGATCGGACACGATCGGAAACTGTCGGAATTCCTGACGGAGGGCATCGATGACGAGCTGAGGGCTCGGATCGGTGATCTGCCGAGTGGTCATGGCATCCTCGGCGAGTTGATCCGGCACCCCGAGCCTCTGCGCCTGGCGGAGCTGTCCCACCACCCGTCCTCCTACGGCTTTCCGGCGAATCACCCGCCGATGCATTCGTTCCTGGGGGTGCCGATCAGGGTGCGGGACAAGGTCTTCGGGAATCTGTATCTCACCGAGAAGCGCAGTGCGAAGGAGTTCGACGCCGAGGACGAGGCGGTGCTCTCCACCCTGGCTGTCGCTGCTGGAGTGGCGATCGAGAACGCCCGGCTGTACGAGGAGGCGCGGCTCCGGGAGCAGTGGCTGGCGGCGAGCGCGGAAGTGACGAGCCGCCTCCTTTCCGGGGCGTCCAGGGCGGAGGTCCTTGAGCTGATCGTCGAGCGGGCGCGGCAGCTCGTGTCCGCGGACCTGTGCCTGGTGGCGGTGCCGGCGGAGGGCGCGGACGGACTGCGTACGGCCGTGGTCGCGGGCAACGAGACACAGGCCCTCAACGGCTCGCTCCTTCCCGGACGAGACGGCTTCGTCGGAGAGGCGTTCAGTGGGGGCGAGCCAGTCCTGAGCAGCGACATCGAGCACGATCCGCGCGGCGGCGAGGAGAGGCCCCGGTGGGCGGGGCTTGGTCCTGCCGTGGCGGTGCCGATGGGCACTCGGGGAGGGGAACGTGGCGTGCTGCTGCTGGCCCGCGCTTCCGGCAGTACGGCGTTCGGCCGGGAGGAGTCGGCGCTCCTGCTCGGGTTCGCCGGCCAGGCGGCGCTGGCGATGGAGCTTGCGGAACGACGCAGCGACGCCGAACAGGTCGCCCTCCTGGAGGATCGCGACCGGATCGCACGCGACCTCCACGACCTGGCCATCCAACGGCTGTTCGCAACGGGTATGACACTCCAGAGCGCCCAGAGATTCGTCGAGCATCCGGAGGCCGTCGAACGCCTTGGGCGTGCGGTGGGGGACCTGGACGACACCATCAAGATCATCCGGTCGACGATCTTCGGGCTCAGGACCCATGACGCGGAGCCCGGTGGACGAGGGGTGCGCCGACGTCTTGCCGCGGAAGTGGCGGCAGCTGCCCTGACGCTGGGGTTCACACCTTCGGTGCGACTGGAGGGACTGGTCGACACCGATGTTCCCGGGCGGATCGCCGACCACGCGATCGCTGTCGTTGCCGAGGCGCTCAGCAATGCGGCCAGGCACGCGGAAGCGGGATCCGTCGACCTGCATCTCGTCGCGGCAGGCGGCGAACTGACTCTGACCGTGACGGATGACGGCGTCGGCATTCCGGACGGCGTGGCTCGCAGCGGGCTGAAGAACATCGAAGAACGGGCTGCGGCCCTGGGCGGTTCCTTCGTGCAGGAGGTACCACCGGGCGGAGGCACGCGGCTGATCTGGTGTGTCCCGTTGCCCGGCGTGAAAGCTGCGCCCTGA
- a CDS encoding type III polyketide synthase, which translates to MTRIAAVHGSLAPYRHTQGEITDMVARTCLPPGADRRALDRLHENAQVRTRHMVLPLECYCELDGLGAANDVFIGAAADLGAEAVRGALRTAGLRPADVDLLMFTSVTGVAAPSIDARLVGRLGLRPDVKRLPIFGLGCVAGAAGVARLHDYLLGWPDHVAVLLSVELCSLTFQRNDARPANLVATGLFGDGAAAVVAVGDRRSSTAGPEVVATRSRMYPDTERVMGWDIRSSGFRVVLDVAVPAVVRRYLADDVHGFLEEHGLKPKDVAHWVCHPGGPKVLEAVSEVLSLPEGALDVTWRSLAEVGNLSSSSVLYVLRDTLEQRRPEPGTPGLLMAMGPGFCCELVLLRW; encoded by the coding sequence ATGACCCGGATCGCGGCTGTTCACGGCTCCCTGGCACCGTACCGCCACACCCAGGGCGAGATCACCGACATGGTGGCCCGCACCTGCCTGCCACCGGGCGCCGATCGCCGTGCCCTCGATCGCCTTCACGAGAACGCGCAGGTACGCACGCGGCACATGGTGCTGCCGCTGGAGTGCTATTGCGAGCTGGATGGCCTCGGCGCGGCAAACGACGTCTTCATCGGCGCGGCTGCCGATCTGGGTGCCGAGGCCGTCCGCGGTGCGCTGCGGACGGCGGGGCTGCGGCCCGCTGATGTGGACCTGCTGATGTTCACATCCGTCACCGGAGTGGCCGCGCCCTCCATCGATGCCCGGCTCGTCGGGCGTCTCGGCCTGCGACCCGATGTGAAACGGCTGCCCATCTTCGGCCTGGGCTGCGTCGCCGGGGCGGCCGGTGTGGCTCGGCTGCACGACTACCTGCTCGGCTGGCCCGACCATGTCGCTGTGCTGCTCTCGGTCGAACTCTGCTCCCTCACCTTCCAGCGCAATGACGCGAGGCCCGCCAACCTGGTGGCGACCGGGCTGTTCGGCGACGGGGCGGCCGCTGTGGTCGCCGTCGGCGACCGCCGGTCGTCGACGGCCGGCCCGGAGGTAGTGGCCACCCGCAGCCGTATGTACCCGGACACCGAACGGGTGATGGGCTGGGACATCCGAAGCTCTGGCTTCAGGGTGGTGCTGGACGTGGCCGTCCCGGCGGTCGTCCGCCGGTATCTCGCCGACGACGTCCACGGATTCCTGGAGGAGCACGGGCTCAAGCCGAAGGATGTGGCCCACTGGGTGTGCCACCCCGGCGGCCCCAAGGTCCTGGAAGCCGTCTCCGAGGTTCTCTCCTTGCCCGAGGGCGCCCTCGACGTCACCTGGCGCTCGCTGGCCGAGGTGGGGAACCTGTCGTCGTCCTCGGTCCTGTATGTCCTTCGGGACACGCTGGAGCAGAGGCGGCCCGAACCGGGAACGCCCGGTCTGCTGATGGCCATGGGCCCCGGTTTCTGTTGCGAACTGGTACTGCTGCGCTGGTAG
- a CDS encoding isoprenylcysteine carboxyl methyltransferase family protein encodes MIWYTALVLAVAVERCAELAVALRNTRWSRARGGIEAGSGHYPAMVALHTALLGGCLAEVWLADRPFLPLFGWTMVVVVVAAQTLRWWCIRTLGHQWNTRVIVVPGLPLVTDGPYRWLRHPNYVAVAAEGLALPLVHSAWVTAVAFTVLNAVLMAVRIRCEDGALASAAAADVRS; translated from the coding sequence ATGATCTGGTACACCGCTCTGGTGCTGGCCGTCGCGGTCGAGCGCTGCGCCGAACTTGCCGTGGCGCTGCGCAATACCCGTTGGAGCCGGGCCCGCGGCGGCATCGAAGCCGGCAGCGGGCACTACCCGGCCATGGTCGCCCTGCACACCGCCCTGCTGGGGGGCTGCCTCGCCGAAGTCTGGCTGGCCGACCGCCCGTTCCTCCCGCTGTTCGGCTGGACCATGGTGGTCGTGGTCGTCGCCGCTCAGACGTTGCGCTGGTGGTGCATCCGTACGCTCGGACATCAGTGGAACACCCGCGTCATCGTCGTCCCGGGCCTGCCCCTGGTGACCGACGGACCTTATCGATGGCTGCGCCACCCCAACTACGTCGCGGTCGCCGCCGAGGGGCTGGCGCTGCCGCTGGTCCACAGTGCGTGGGTGACTGCCGTCGCCTTCACCGTGCTCAACGCGGTGCTCATGGCTGTCCGCATCCGGTGCGAGGACGGGGCGCTGGCCTCCGCGGCGGCAGCGGACGTACGGTCGTGA
- a CDS encoding YqjF family protein: MPPTPRAPQSITADSPHPGVSPLLTQSWLDLAFLHWAADPADVAPLLPAETVPDTLHGVTYIGLVAFRMHRVGWFRLPGVPYLGTFPETNVRLYSRDAHGRRGVVFRSLDASRLIPVAVARTLFRLPYLWSRMAIRRDGDTLTYTSTRRWPGPRGAHSRIALRIGERVETPSELEHFLTARWGMHNTFFGRSVYLPNTHPRWPLHRADLIECDQDLVAAAGLPEPAGEPVSVLYSPGVPVRFGLPARPGGIPTP, translated from the coding sequence GTGCCGCCCACGCCCCGTGCTCCCCAATCCATAACGGCCGACTCACCCCACCCCGGGGTAAGCCCCCTGCTGACCCAGTCCTGGCTGGACCTGGCATTCCTGCACTGGGCCGCCGATCCGGCAGACGTGGCACCGCTCCTGCCGGCCGAGACCGTTCCCGACACGCTCCATGGGGTCACCTACATCGGACTCGTCGCCTTCCGGATGCACCGGGTCGGCTGGTTCCGCCTCCCCGGCGTCCCTTATCTGGGTACCTTCCCCGAGACGAATGTCCGTCTCTACTCGAGGGATGCCCATGGGCGCCGAGGGGTGGTCTTCCGATCGCTCGATGCCTCCCGGCTGATCCCGGTGGCGGTCGCGCGTACGCTGTTCCGGCTGCCGTACCTGTGGTCCCGGATGGCGATCCGGCGCGACGGCGACACACTCACCTACACCAGCACGCGGCGCTGGCCAGGGCCGCGAGGCGCGCACAGCCGTATTGCTCTGCGGATCGGCGAGCGCGTCGAGACCCCCAGCGAGCTCGAACACTTCCTGACCGCACGCTGGGGCATGCACAACACGTTTTTCGGACGGTCGGTGTACCTGCCGAACACGCATCCGCGCTGGCCCCTGCACCGTGCCGATCTGATCGAGTGCGACCAGGACCTGGTGGCGGCCGCAGGACTGCCCGAACCGGCGGGGGAGCCGGTGAGCGTGCTGTATTCGCCGGGCGTCCCGGTACGCTTCGGCCTCCCGGCCCGCCCCGGCGGCATCCCTACCCCTTGA
- a CDS encoding CBS domain-containing protein encodes MNRTPYFVSDVMSSRVVAVDRSAPFKEIVETLATWKVSALPVLDAERVVVGVVSAADLLPKEEFRGNNPSRVEQMHRLADLAKAGATTAAQLMSSPAVTIHGEAPLAQAARKMAVDHVKRLPVVDAEGRLQGVVSRSDLLKVFLRPDEDLAVEIRREVVRRLFPGAEAVHVRVDNGIVTLSGTLTDTRLVPLASRLVRAVAGVVDVEWALGGDAPATADRPVMADETSGTDD; translated from the coding sequence ATGAACCGCACCCCGTACTTCGTGAGTGACGTGATGTCCTCCCGCGTGGTCGCCGTCGACCGAAGCGCGCCGTTCAAAGAGATCGTCGAGACCCTGGCCACGTGGAAGGTCAGTGCCCTGCCGGTTCTCGACGCCGAGCGCGTTGTGGTGGGCGTCGTCTCCGCAGCGGATCTGCTGCCGAAGGAGGAGTTCCGGGGGAACAACCCGTCTCGCGTGGAGCAGATGCACCGCTTGGCAGACCTTGCCAAGGCAGGTGCCACGACCGCTGCGCAGCTCATGTCGAGTCCCGCAGTCACCATCCACGGAGAGGCACCTCTGGCACAGGCCGCACGGAAAATGGCCGTCGACCATGTCAAGCGTCTGCCGGTGGTGGATGCAGAAGGAAGGCTTCAGGGCGTTGTCAGCCGGTCCGACCTGCTGAAGGTCTTTCTGAGGCCGGACGAGGATCTCGCCGTCGAGATCCGACGAGAAGTCGTCCGGCGACTGTTCCCCGGCGCCGAGGCTGTGCACGTTCGAGTCGACAACGGCATCGTCACACTCAGCGGCACCCTGACCGACACGCGGCTGGTTCCGCTGGCGTCGCGCCTGGTCAGGGCGGTTGCGGGCGTCGTGGATGTCGAGTGGGCTCTGGGCGGCGACGCCCCGGCGACAGCGGACAGACCAGTGATGGCGGATGAAACATCGGGGACGGACGACTGA